In the Pelagicoccus albus genome, TGTCGACCTCTTCCGGGTCGAGGATGTCGATCTCTAGGTTTTGAAGGATAGAGATTACGTTATCGATGTCGTCCTGACTATCGATCCCCTCGGGTAGCGCTTCGTTGATGTCGCTGTGCGTAAGGTAGCCTTGCTCCTTGGATTGGCGGATCAGGTAGCGTATACGCTCGTTGACCTGATGCTTGCTAAGGCTAGGCTGATTCTCTTCTTCGCTTTTCTTCTTGCGTGGCATGTTGCTGAGTCTGGTGCTGTCTTATGAAAATAAAGAGCCCACCTGAGGCGGTTTATGCTTCAGTTGGCTTAATGCAGATAATTCTCCGAGGAGGGAAAGTGCGGCAGCGTCATTGGTTGCTTGTTTTCTTCCGATTTCAAGTTTTAATTCTTTGCTCTTTCGTTCTACGAATTTGGAGACCAATCGCTTGAGCGCTTCGTTTGCAAATCGTTCTGGGTTCTCCTGGGCCTTAGCCTCGAAGAATATAGAAGATGCAAGTGTCTTCTGTTCGGCGCTTTCTAGGGTTTCGTTAAGCGAATCGGGGCCATTCCACATGTCGTGGAGGAATTCATTCAAGACGAAGTTGAGCAGATCACCCTCAGGTAGGCTTGAATCTATCCATTCAGGATCTACTAGTTGGGCGATTTGGCTTCCGAGCTCGTCTTCCAGCATGCACAGGGCCAAGAGGTCGTGTTCCACAGAATAGACCGGTTTATGACGGGATTGTTCTTGATAAGGTGGATTTTGTGTTGGCGGTGCGTTGTTTTGTGTGGCGGGTGGGACGCTCGGACTTGGCGGGGGCGGAGGGTTGTTTCGGTCTTGTTGGCCCGAAAAACGCCTGAAATCAGCCAAGGTTGCCCTCGGGTCCAATTCGAATGCCTCTGCCGCTTGTTTCACGAATTCGACCTTGGCCGCCTCGGAATCGGATTTTTGGATAATGGCAAAGACCTCTCGAGCCGCTTTCGCTTTGCTCTGGGGAGTCATTCTCTCGCCGGGTGGGGTGTGGGCTCGGCAGGCGAATGGGATGGGTTGAAGTTTTCGTTCCAATAAGGATTCGAGCGCTTCGCGACCTCCTTCGCGGAAAATGTCGTCTGGGTCCTCTTTGTCGGTCAATGGGATGAAGACCGCTTCTACACCTTGAGCGAGGGCAAGCGGTAGCATGCGTAGGGCAGCTTTTTGACCTGCGGCATCGCCGTCCAATAGCACGATCAGTTGCGATTCGTATCGTTTCAGTAGACGGAGCTGCGATTCGGTAATGCCCGTGCCTTGCGGAGCGACGGCAGTCTTCAACCCGACGCTCCAACAGCGGATTGCGTCCAGTTGTCCCTCAACCATAACAAAAGGGGACTCCGAATTCGCTTCCATGCGGGCCCGGTCTAGGTTGAAGAGCAGATTGCTTTTATGGAAAATGGGCGTCTCGGGAGAGTTGATGTATTTCGCCTCGCGACTCGGGTCGTCTTGCGGAGTGATGTCGAGCTGCCGCGCCGTAAAAGCGGTAACGCGGCCTTGGTGGTCGCGAATCGGGATCATGAGACGGCCTCGGAAGCGATATCCCATGCGTTCGGGATCGATTCCTCGCTTGGCGTAGAACAGACCGCAAGCTTCCATAGCCTCGCGGGAAAAGCCCTTTTTCACGGCCAATCTTCCGAGCTCCACGCAATTGGTAGGCGCGAAACCAATTTTGAATTCTTCAGCCGTTTCGAGCGAGAACTGACGGTTTTTGACCCAGTAGTTTCTAATCCACTGGCCTTGCTTGTCGCTGCCGAGAAAACTCTCTCTGTAATAGTCGGTCGCGAGCTCGTGCAAGTCGAAGAGTTCTTGCCGCAGGCTTCTTTCCTCGCGGGCTCGACTGTTGCCTTGTTCGTATTCAAGTTCGAAGTTGAACCGCTTGGCGAGGGTCTCGACTGCCTCGGTGAAGGTGAGACGCTCGGTCTCCATCACGAATGAAATAGCATCTCCAGCGTTTCCCGAGGAAAAGCACTTGTAGAATCCTTTATCCGGAGAAACGTAAAACGAGGGAGTCTTTTCGTTGTTGAAGGGACTCAACCCTTTGTATTCCGAGCCTGACTTCTTCAGGGTGACCTCGCGGGAGACCACATCGTAGATGTTGATGCGGTCCTTTAGGTCACGTATACTGCTCGGTTTAATCGCTGGCATGGGGATCGCCCATCAGGGCTGCGGGCAGAATCCGTATCAATTGCCGTTTTGCAAGTACCGATTGGCCTCCTGAGTGCCGGAATCTCCCGGCTTGGCGATAGCGAGAAAATCGCGGTAAGCGGCTGATACTATTGAACGAGGAGCGCTCGCGTTTCGGAGGGTTTGAGCCAGCGTCAACGCGATTGGCGGACTGTTGGGAAATAGGAGACGCATGGCCTTAATCTCCTCCAGCGCTCGGTTGGTATTTTGCGTCTTAACGATGGTTTCCAGATACTGGTGGACAATAACTTCGGAGCGGGGGGCGCGGCGCTTGGCTTCCAAAATCGCCGATTCCGCGTCGTACCAATTCTCTTGAGCGTAACAAGCGAGCGAGAGCCGATACCAGAGCTGCGGATCGTCGACGTTGTCGGCGAGCAATTCCCAAAATAGAGAGGTTGCCTCTGAGTAGTCACCTGCTTCGTAGGCTGCGACTGCCGCTTCGTAGGGTGTCAATTCCAAGGCGTCTGTTGTGGCCTCCGGCTCTTCGATCGGATTGCTAGGCTCATCAGCTTGCGCGATCGGTTGCATGGGACTGTCCTCCAGTCCGTCGTCAAAGAGGGCGAGTGGGGGCTTGGTCGTTTCCTCTTCTGTTGGGTTCTCCTGTTGAACTTCGGAGTTTGTCTCTGTGGCGATCGCCAAGGAGCTAGCTAGATCCTCGGCTTGCTGGGCGGCCCTTGTTTCTTCCTCCTCCAGTCGCTTTTCTTCAAGTGCGCTTCTTTCCAATTCCAGTTGGGCGGCCGCTTCGGCAATTTCTCTGCGAGCACGTTCCCAGTTATCCAGAATTGTCTTCGACTCCCGAATTCGAGGGTCGCTCGAGTTTGCTCCGTATCTTTGTTCGTAGCGCTGCATCCATATGGCTGCTTGCTGGAGCTGCTTCAAACTTGTTTCCAGCTTGATGAGCTCTGCCAGCGCGTCTTTGGCTGCGTAATCGTCTTCGTATGCTGCCGCCTGGCTAAACCAAGAACGGGCCTGAGGAATGTTGCGGCTGGTAAGGTAGAGTTGTCCGAGTTTCAAGGCCGGTTGAGAAGAGGGAGTTATTTCATTCCATTTGGCGGCGGCTTTGATCGCGTTGGTCAGTTTGCCAAGCTTCTCGTTCTCGATGGCTACGGATTTCCAGGCGAGGAAGTCGTCGGCGTGATTTTTCAGGTAGGCTTGAAACGCATCCACTGCGTCCTGGCTACGGCCTTGGCTGGCTCGAATCTCTCCGATTTTGACCCAGAGCTGGTCTGCTTCGGGATCCTGCTGGATCGCCTGCTCCAAGAGGCTCGCTGCCTCCTCAAGTTCTCCAGAGTTCTGTAGGGTCCGGCTCAGCGAGATCCGAAGCTCGTTAGAATCAGGGAATTTGGATAATCCCTTCCGGAGCGTTTTAAGTGCGGCGGCGGAGTTGTTTTCGAAAAGAGCTTCGTTCGCTTCCGATTGGAATTCTTGGATACGTTCTTCTCGACTGGCGCAACCTGCCAGGAAGGCCATGATTATCGCTAAGGAAGCGACGATGTTCGCTCTTTGAAAGGGCTTTAAGTCTGGAAACATTGGCTGATGTTGCGGTGTGGGATGCGACCGTGAGCGGATTCGGCTAAAATTCCGGAGAGTTGTAGCGAGAGCGGTGGATTTTTGACAACTTTTATTTACGTATGCTGTCGACTCAAATCGCTATTCCGGAAATGCCCGGCAAAGCTTGATCCTTCAGCGAATCGTTCGCATCTTTCGCTCGTTTCTTTAGCAAGTACAAGTTTACGTGAGAATTAGTCCCAAAAAACTCCAATCTTCCATATTTTCGGGTGGCTTCGTGTCGGCCGTTTTCTGTCTGGGATTCATGCTGTTCGCCCCATCTCTTGTTGGCCAACAGATTCAGGATCAGATAGACATCTTTGCCTCGCAGCCAGCTCCGCCTTCCAATCGGGTTTTCGAGTACGAAGTGGGGGGATTTGAGGTGGATCAATACTCAGAGGCCGTGGAGGACATGATTTTGCTCTACGAGCAGGCCCAGAAGAAGCCCTTGACCAAAGGGGAGCGAGGTCGGGTAGGGCTAAAGGTTTACAGCGATTCCGGACCTGGTTTGAGTACACCCGAAGCCTTGGTAGAGGCCGTTGTCCGATCCCTCGAAAAGCGGGGGTATGATCGAAATGAAATTTTCATAATGGGCCAAAGCGCCAACAGTCTTCGGGACTCAGGCTTTTTGCCACCGCTCAGCAAGCGTGCCTACGACTTTCACCGCGTTTTTGTCCGTCCGCTTGATGGAGGCCAGTATTATCACGAAAAGTGGTTTTACGACAGCCCGTTGCCAGCCAAGTCGGCCAAATATTGGATCGATGTTGCGGCAGAAAATCCATTTCCCGCCAAGAATGAAGAGGAACTGGCCCGCAAGAGCTACTTGCCAGTGCCGCTTCTGCACGAGGTCGATTTCTGGATAAACCTTCCCTGCTACTCGGACCATCCTATTTTAGGCGTCAACGGGGCACTCATGAACGCCACGCTTTGGAACGCCAGCAATACGACTCGTTTCCTGAACAGCCCAGCTACTGCCCCTGTCGCGGTTGCGGAAATGGGAGCGATCCCGGAACTGCGCGAAACTTGGAATCTAAACATCGTCAGCCTTGAACGCTACCAGTTCGTGGGCGGCCCGATTTTCAATTCCCTCTACACGGTTTCTGAACCAATCGTTCTCCTTAGCGACAACCCGGTCATGTTGGACTCCCTTATGGCGGAACGAATCAACGAGCACCGCAGGAAAAATGGGTTTGATCCTTTGCCCGAACAAATGAAGATCCTCGAGTTTTCAGAGCAGCTCGGGCTGGGTGATAGAGACATAGCGTTGATGGACCTAATTCGGGCTAACTAGTCACTTACCAGCTACCCGAAAATCCCGTGTCGATTACCAAACAGGTTACTGTCGAAACCAGTCGTTCATCCTATCCGATCTACATCGGACGAAACCTTGGGTCCCAGCTGAAGGCTGAGATCAAGAAGCTTAGCGAACAAAAGGGCATTGTTGCCATCGTTACGGACAGCAATGTGAAGGAGGCTCAGGCAGCTTGGTTCGAGGATTTGGGAGAGGATGTTCCCTTGCTTGTGGTCCCTGCCGGAGAAACGAGCAAAAGCATTTCGTTTTTCGCGAAGGCTTTGGATTTCCTAGCCGCAAACAAGCTTGATCGAGGCGGAGTAGTTTTGGCGGTCGGAGGAGGTGTCGTAGGCGATCTGACCGGTTACGCGGCCGCTTCGTATCTTCGAGGCATCCGGTTTATCCAAGTTCCCACTACACTGCTCGCTATGGTTGACAGCTCCGTTGGCGGCAAGACGGGCATCAATATCTTAGCTGGCAAGAATCTGGTAGGAGCGTTTCATCAGCCAATTGCCGTGTATTCTGATCTAGAGATGCTCAAGACCATGCCACCGCGGGAATTTGCCGCGGGAATGGCTGAGATCATCAAGCATGGGATGCTGCAGGATGCAGAGCTGTTTGATCTGCTTGAAGAAAACCCAGTGACTGGTCCAGACGACCAACGTCTCGATGCCGTGGTGGAGTGGAATTGCATGATCAAGGCAGCGGTGGTGAATGCAGATGAGAAGGAGACGGCGGCAAGCGGTGGCCGGGCTCTACTTAATCTAGGGCACACCTTTGGCCACGCTATCGAAAATGTGGCCGGATATGGAGAGTATCTTCATGGAGAAGCGATCGGGATCGGGCTTGTTGCCGCCGCCTTGCTTAGTGAAAAGCTCGGTTACCTGAGCGAGGAGGATGTGGCTCGTATCCGAAAGGTGGTGTCGGATCATGGTCTGCCAGTAGCTCTTAATTCCCCTTTGCCAGCCGCATCCTTACTTGCGGCCATGAGATTGGATAAAAAAGTCAAGGCAGGCGTTATTCGGTTTGTAATAATGAAACGTATCGGAAAAGCGGAGACGATCGAGTCTGCCGACATGGACTTGGTAGAAGATATCTGGCGTTCCTGCGGGGCGGCTTAATTGGTATTCGCTCCCATTTAATTCGAGCATAACATGTACAAAATCGAGGAGACCATTGTTAGCGAGTACCTCGAGCAAAATGGCTTCTTGGTTCGCCCGCTTCGCAAGTCTCGGTCCCAGACAAAAAAGAGCCTAGACGAGGGGCTCGACCTCTATGTTCGCAACATGGTCTTTCGGGAAGGGGGACGAGATCCCCATTTTCTCTTGTTTTCGAGTGAGTTACGCTACCTTGAGAGTGCCATCATCTGCGTACGCGGTTGGTATGGAGATAAGGCTGCCTTGGCGTCGATGAATGGAGGAGCGGACGTTTTAAAACATCTCGAGACCAACGTATCCAAACGAGTGAAAAAATGGTTCGATTATGATCCAAGTGTAAGTTTCGGAACCAAGTCGCCACCGAAAAAAATCTTGGTAGCTCCCGTATTTCCAACCCAAGAGCCTTATCGAACCCAGTGCACAGATCTTCTGAAGTCGAAAGGAGTGGATGGAATTCTGTCGTTTAAATCGATGACTTTGGAATTAATCGACAGAGTGGATACAAAGCAAATTTACGAAAAATCGGAGCTGTTGCAATTTTTGCGCATCCTCAAAACCTTTGATTTAGTCAAAGACTCTCAGATGGATTTGCTCTAAAGAGGAGTCAGACTCCAAAGATAGCAGCTGTCCCCTCGGTTTACTACCCATTGGTCATTGGTAGACTCCGGTGCTTGGGTGCTCAGGTGTATCGATAGATAGAGGTCCTCTATCGTGGGGCACTTGGCTTTTTGCCAACGCTTGGCGGCCCGTCTTGCGGAGATTAGCGAAATATCGTCGCCGTAGAGTAGAAGCCGCTCTTCGTTAAAGAGTAACAGGCTCTCTTCATCGTATTTCAATCCCCAGAATTCTTCGTCGAAGCCTTTTCCTTTACCGTCTATCAGATAGGTTTGCTGGCAGTCGAAAACCAGTTTTAGGAACTCTATAAAGTTTTCTATTTCCGTATCCGGAAGTTTGATATCGTTCCAGCTGAGTTCTTGGTTTAGCTGAAGCTTCGATAGAGAGCCAACTGGGATTGCAGTTGTGTCTGGTTTGGAATGATCTCCCGTTACCGGGACAAAACTACAAGGAAAATTTAGTTTAGAAACGAATACGTTTTCACTCTCCTTCCGCAGCAAGGTTAAGAGATCGTAATTCGGTTGCGCTTTCGAAACGAAGACAAGGAGTCCACCCTCGGTAATTTTTTCGAAGAAAGCTGCTGGCAGGTCCCAAGCGCTCGCTGTGAAGATCCCGCGATCGAAAGGGGGTTGTGCCTCGAGGGCCTCGAATGCGTCTCCGGAACTGAAATCAACTTGGCTCAAGCCTAGGTCATTCAAGGAGGCTTGGGCTGATTCGACTAGGCAGTCGATTATCTCCACGCTTACTACTTTGCCTCCCGGCCCGACGAGTCGTCCCATCATAGCTGCGTTCCAACCGCTGCCTCCTCCCAACTCGAAAACGCGATGTCCCGGCTTCAAGTTGAGCAGGTCCAACATGTAGAGGACAAGGGATGGTTGTGATACGGTGGAGAGCGAACGACCGTTTTCGTCTCTGTATATGCATAGCGGATGATCGGAATAAATTTCCGGAAGGAAGCTCTTCAGGTCTTCCTTCTCGAGTTCGACCCATTTCCGTTTCGAAGATGAATAGTACCTCTGGGCGAAATTTTGTCGTGGCGTATCCAAAAACGCTCGACGAATTTTCTTAGGGATAGGGTCGCCCCCGAAGAATTTCTCGGCTGAGAATAGGAGGGCGTTCTGGTGCTCGGAAATGAGCGATGAGTCGTCTGCGTTGGAGCTATGCACGATCGGAAAATTAGAAGAGAGCAAACCTCTGGCGACAAAAAAACGGCTTGGGCCCTCGCGGGAGCCAAGCCGTTGTCGTGGTTGATCGCTCGTTATACTAACACGTGATCGAGCTTTGCAGCATCCATATCCATGGCTACCTGTTGGGCTAAGCGCCTGAGGGTGTCGTCCGTAGCGGGCAGCGACCGGAGTACTCGGCCCCGGTTTTTAGCGAGCCAAGAGTCTGTCTTGTCGGTCGGTGAAGTCGCGCTTTCCAAGTCTGCGAGTTGCAGCCAGTTGCCAACCATATGTTCCGAAAGCTGTGCGAGCGCTTCTCTGCTCTTTAGAGGTTCGTCTTCAAAAATCAAAAGAGCATGGGCGAGCTGTTCGGCCTCTTGTAGCCCTAGATTTAGGCCAAGGCTGCCAAGCGGAGCAAAAGAGCGAGCCGAGTCGCCAAGGAAGAATACGTTTCCTTGATAGGGTTGTTCGAGGTATCGTTTTTCGAATGGGATGGCTGCCCGGTAGCGGAGGCGACCCATGTAGCCGGTTCTCCAGGGCACTCGTTCCTTAACGAGTTCCTCGAAGTGCCGCTGGTCGAGGAAATCGGGAAGCTCTTCTTCGAGCTGCATGTACGAGCGATCCTTTTCCCGATTTCTCGATGGGAGGGTCACTCCGTTGAATTGGAACTGCAGGCGAGCAAGGCCTGTATTGATCGGTTGTTGGGCGGTGGCTAAACCATCTTTTATGCTCAACAAAGTCCGGTGGGTAGGATCGCGATCGGAGTCAAATTCGAAGGTTACGAAATATTGGCTTTCACCGAGCTCCTTTTGTTCGATACCGGCGATTCTGCGTAGCATCGAATTGTAGCCATCTGCGGCGATTAGATTTTTAGCCCGGAAACGTAGTGATTTTACGATGACGCGTTCTTCGTGGGCGATGGCGTAACCCGTTCCTCTCTCCGCGTAGCGGTCCACGGTAACTTCCAATCCGTCTTCCGTTTCCCGGTAGTCGGAGACTCTGTGATCCCATAGGATACGCACGCCAGCGTCTTCTAGTTCTTGCTCAAGGCACATTTCCAGTTCCGACTGTGGAACGGAGAGAGCGTAGGGAAATGCGACTGGCAGTTCCCGCAAATCAAAGGTTTGCCGAAGAGATATCCCGTCAAAGAATGCGTAGGAATCGATGCGGTAGCCTGTTTTTATTAGCCTCTCCGCGATGCCGAGCCGATCGAGCATCTTCAAGGTGAGCGGATGAAGCACGGCAGAATTACTGCTCGTGCAGGAGCGGGGAGCGGCATCGACGATGGTGACGTCATTACCTCCATCCGCTAGCATTAGGGCAGCAAGCATGCCGCAAGGGCCAGCTCCTACCACAAGAGTTTCAACGCTTTTTTTGCCAAACATGATACACCCTCTTTCTTTGAGATTTTTATGAACTGGCGTTGAATAGCCGGTCGGAGTTTTGGCTGTTTTGAAGGGCGCCAAACCGTGAGACATGCGTTCCTCGCCTTTGACTATAATATACGCGGATTCGGTCAAAAGACAAGGGGAGTGGAGGCTGCAGGATGATGGGCAGAAAGAAGAAAAATACCTTATACCTTGAGTTAGCTGGCCAAGGGTATTCGAGGCGGGCGAGCCATTAGTTTTACTTTGTGAAAGGACGATAGCGGCCGCCGAAAATATTCACACTTGCAATGAGCTCATGACTGGAAACTCTTCGGCTTTCAATATGAGCCATTCTAAAGATACCCCTGCTCACTGGTCGAAATTCAGGGAAAATTGTCGCCGCGTCATATTCGAATCCACGCGGTACGACGAGAAGCTCTTTGATGTGGTTCTCATTCTGGCGATTATCCTCAGTGTAACAGTGGTGATGCTCGAGAGTGTCGCTCAGGTTAGACTTAGTCATGGAAGCCTGCTTTACATTTTGGAGTGGGTTTTTACTTCGTTGTTCACCCTCGAGTATGTCGTTCGCATCTATGTATCGAAAAAACCATTACGGTATGTGTTTAGCTTTTTTGGCATCGTGGATTTGCTTTCCATCCTGCCGACCTACCTAGATCTGTTTTATCCGGGGGCACGCTATTTGATGCTGTTCCGAGCGCTTAGGGTTCTGCGCGTTTTCCGTGTTCTCAAAATGGTCAAATACATGGGAGAGGCGAACTTGCTCTACCGTGCCGTGTGGGCCAGTGCTCGGAAAATAATCGTCTTCATGATGGTGGTGGTCACCATGGTTTTGATCCTCGGTTCGATCATGTATCTGATCGAGGGACCGGAGAACGGCTTCACAAGTATCCCCAAAAGCGTGTATTGGGCGATCGTGACCCTAACCACAGTAGGCTACGGAGATATTTCCCCGCAAACGCCTTTTGGTCAGATGTTCGCCTCGCTGATTATGATTATCGGTTATGGAGTGATCGCGGTACCGACGGGAATCGTGACGGCGGAAATCGCGATGGCGCGCCGTGGCTCCAGTCGTCCCGTAGCTTGCTCGAAATGCGGTGAGCAAGACCATGAAGAGTCAGCCAAGTTTTGTCGCAAGTGTGGCGAGCGGCTTTCGTCGTCCTAGCGACTTTTCCGCTATTTAGCGGTCCAAATTCTGAGAGCTCTCAATAGATAGGATTCTAGGACCGTCTCCGTTTTCATATTCAATCGGAGTAGGTTCGTAGCCGATTCGAGGACATCGATCGTTTCGACAAGTTTTTGTGGCACGGTGCTATCATCGAAGAGCTTTTTCCGAGCGAGAGCTTCGGTAGCGTTCTCCATAGCTGAAAGAAACTCCTGCCGTATGGAAATGCTAATACGCGACTCCAAAGCCACCCGTTCGTCGTCCTTCATGTCCTCCGGCAGGTTCTTGGATTGGGCATTCCAGGCTTCTTTGCCGAGAGTTTGGATAATCGAGCTGAAACGCTCCACGAGCGCGTAGGCTCCTATGATGAAGTGCGGTATGCTTTTTTTGCCACCAGGACCGCCGGTCAGCAGATCTTCGAGCCAAGTCTGGTAGCTATCCAGCCACGCTTGGGCCGATGGGTCGTCGAAAGTGTGGGCTGCGGTTGGCAAGCGGAAGAGTTGGCAACGGCTACGGATAGTGGCGAGAAGCGAGTGTGGTCGAGTGGTGAGCAGCAGGATTGTTGTATTAAGGGGCGGCTCTTCCAGCGTTTTTAGGAAGGCGTTGGCGGCGTAGTTGTTAAAACGGTCGGCTTCGAAAACGATAGCTACCTTTCGGTCTCCAGCTTGCGGGGAATGTTGGATCTGGCGGATCGCTTCACGAGTGTCGTCGACCGAAATCACTCGCGACTTCTTTGAGGGGCGTAGGGTGAAGACGTCCGGATGACGGAAGAGTTTTTCCTCTAGCTCGTCCCCGCTGGACCGGATTTGCAAAAGCCGAGCGGATAGCTCCATGGCGAAACACTCTACCGCGACGAGGCTTTGTCCGTGTATCAGCAAGGCGTGGGCGAGCTTGTTCTCGGCCATGGCTCGGTTTACGAGCGCTTGCGGGTCTGTCGGAGCGGCTGCTTCTGTCACGGTTGAGCGATACTCTCCAAGAATTCCTACAGGTTTTCCAAAACCGTTTTCAGAATCTCTTCGCGATTCGTTTCGAGGCTTCTTGTTCCATCCACCACGTGGAAGCGCTCCGGCATGGAGCCAGCCAAAAGTAGGTAGCCATCCCGGACCTTCTTGTAGAATTCGCTGTTTTCCTGCTCCATTCGATCGGGAATGTCTGTGACGCGGCGCTTGACCCGACGCATCGATTCCTCGTGAGGCACATCTAGAATGAAAGTCAGGTCAGGTGTCACGGGACCCACCGCGAATTGATTGATGTAGGCAACAGGATCGCTGGCGATGCTGCGAGCGGCGCCTTGATAGACAGTGGTGGAATCTAGAAACCGATCGCAGATGACGATGGAGCCTTTTTCAAGTGACGGCACGATTAGCTCGCGCACCAGCTGGGCGCGAGCCGCGGCGAAAAGCAGCAATTCAGTTTCGGGCGACATGTCCTTTCCGTTAGAGCTGTGGATCAGAAGATGACGTATTTCCTCGCCGATAGGAGTCCCTCCCGGTTCCCGAGTCACGACGACTTCGTGTCCCAGATCGGCCAGCTCTTCCGCGAGCAGGTTGATTTGGGTTGATTTTCCACTGCCTTCTGGTCCTTCGAAGGTAAAGAATGTGCCGGGGTAGGTTTCTGAATTGGTCATTGCTGCTGGTACTTGGGGGGATACTAGGCTATCCGCGGTCTTACCACTCCTTCAGGAATCCTTCGATATCGTCCAAGCTTGGACTTACCGCGGTGCGGACGTAGAATCCAGAAAAGCAAACACCCACGGTGAGGCAACCTTCGGGCGAGAGTCCCAGCTGTTGTCCGCTCATGAAGCCCGCATTGAAGTGGTCTCCTGCTCCAGTGGTGATCTTCGGATTCTGCACATAGGGGCCTTCCACGCACCACTCTCCATCTTCAGTTGCGCAGGCGGCACGCTCCTTGGGGTGGATGACGACCATCTTGAGCCCGAGCTTTTGACGGATCTTGGCGGCCATAGCCTTCAGAGATTCTGGATCTTCTCCTGTTTCGGCGATGTTGTACGCCTTGCTGACCTGCTGACCTTCGGCGAGGTTAAGGCCGATTACGGCATTTCCAAATTCTTGGAACTTAGAGATCACTCCGAGTGCCTCCACCAAGTCTTGCTCGGATCGTTTTTCAGGATCCGCTAGATCGAAGAAGAACGATCTGCCACCCTCGATCTCCGGCAGCTTGGGAAGGGCCTTGGCCAAAAGGTCCTCGAAGATCTGGGTCATGTTTGGAATCATGGTCCAGTTTACAAGGGAGATGAGGGAAGAGCTTCCAAGTTCCTCGAGCAATGCCTCTTCGCCAAGCGCCTCGACGATCGCATCGTAGGTGATGTCTTCGAGGTACTTGGTGATACCCATCATGATCTTGCCGTCGGTGAACTCGATAGCATTGGTTAATCCCGGTTCGGAGATCGAAATGCTTTGTGTCTTGTCGGCGAATTCTTGGAAGACCGGGTGGATGTTTGGTTTTCCGAGGGAGCCGATGTAGCGGAGCGGGAAACCTGCGGACACCATGGCGTTTGCCATGATGGGTCCGTTTCCGCCGAGTTTCTCCATTT is a window encoding:
- the tmk gene encoding dTMP kinase is translated as MTNSETYPGTFFTFEGPEGSGKSTQINLLAEELADLGHEVVVTREPGGTPIGEEIRHLLIHSSNGKDMSPETELLLFAAARAQLVRELIVPSLEKGSIVICDRFLDSTTVYQGAARSIASDPVAYINQFAVGPVTPDLTFILDVPHEESMRRVKRRVTDIPDRMEQENSEFYKKVRDGYLLLAGSMPERFHVVDGTRSLETNREEILKTVLENL
- a CDS encoding DNA polymerase III subunit gamma/tau; translation: MTEAAAPTDPQALVNRAMAENKLAHALLIHGQSLVAVECFAMELSARLLQIRSSGDELEEKLFRHPDVFTLRPSKKSRVISVDDTREAIRQIQHSPQAGDRKVAIVFEADRFNNYAANAFLKTLEEPPLNTTILLLTTRPHSLLATIRSRCQLFRLPTAAHTFDDPSAQAWLDSYQTWLEDLLTGGPGGKKSIPHFIIGAYALVERFSSIIQTLGKEAWNAQSKNLPEDMKDDERVALESRISISIRQEFLSAMENATEALARKKLFDDSTVPQKLVETIDVLESATNLLRLNMKTETVLESYLLRALRIWTAK
- a CDS encoding PfkB family carbohydrate kinase — encoded protein: MDYRKKALQELSEKRSNQAGKRVVVGLDGFVDTILHLVDKRSGPGENFQRLATISDFGSRVSAAAGKSANIEMFPKMEKLGGNGPIMANAMVSAGFPLRYIGSLGKPNIHPVFQEFADKTQSISISEPGLTNAIEFTDGKIMMGITKYLEDITYDAIVEALGEEALLEELGSSSLISLVNWTMIPNMTQIFEDLLAKALPKLPEIEGGRSFFFDLADPEKRSEQDLVEALGVISKFQEFGNAVIGLNLAEGQQVSKAYNIAETGEDPESLKAMAAKIRQKLGLKMVVIHPKERAACATEDGEWCVEGPYVQNPKITTGAGDHFNAGFMSGQQLGLSPEGCLTVGVCFSGFYVRTAVSPSLDDIEGFLKEW